CCTCCGGCTCTTGACCCGCTTTGAAGAGCCTGGAATCACCAACTACACCACGATGCTGCTGAGCCCAGATGGGGGCACCTTGTACGTGGGTGCCCGTGAGAGGCTCCTTGCCCTCAACACCACCTCCTTCTCTCCTGGGCCACAGCACCAAAAAGTAAGTGCAGGGTGCCCATCGGCCACTTTAGAGCCCCCCAGTTCAGATGTGCAGTGGAAATATGCAGCAAAGCTGATGGGCTGGCTGGTTGTTTCTGTTATACCTCTCAGTCTGATGGGACCAGCAAGTCCCTACTCATCCTGGAAGCAGTTTGGGCAGCAGTCAAGGAGCCAGTCCTCAACACTGGCAGCAGAGgctgcctctccttccccctctgaTGGTTCCTAGCCTGGGAGGGTTCCTAACCATTGCCACACACAACGTCACTCTTTGGGTTCAGGCACAGAAACTGGCAACCTGGAGCCTGTGGTCTTTCTATAAGCAAGCTGCTTCAACCTTTGATTGAGGACATCTTGGAAATGCTGGTCAGCACCCCATGGCCTTCCAGGTGCCAAAGGAGGactgggcagcagctgctgctgctgcttcccttagCCCTGCCCCATGGCAGTTACTCTAGATGCCAGGGTTCTGCTCTTGCCATAATATTTgggtcaaagaagaagaagaggaggaggaggagtttggatttgatatcccgctttatcaaatgctttaaaCTTTAGGGGAATGCTGGGGTTTTCCATTTAATGCATCTGCAGCCCTGGCACTGGACATCACTGGGCTGGTCCCCCTTGCAGCTGATGAGCTGTCCTTTGGGGCAGGAGACTGCCACAGCTGAAGTTCACTGAGAGGCCCCAGAAAGTACCAGTGGGAAAATCAAGGAAGATTGGGAAATCAAGGGTCCATTGGGAATGGGGCAAGAGGGGCACTGCTGGGGCTCACAGCCTGCCAAGGATGGCTCTGAAATGCCATTCTAGAAACCGCCCTAGACTGAGGCAAGGGGAGTGCCTGGACTGAGCCCCCTGGTCACTGCCTCTCTTTCTGTCCTGCAGCTGCTGTGGGGGGCTGAGGAAGAAAAGAAGCGTCAGTGTGTCTTCAAGGGCAAAGACCCCCAGGTGAGTGCCAGGGATGTGACTCCCCCCTCCCTACCAGAAGTGGGTCTGCCATTCCTGTGCCAGGGGGGCTCCTCTGCCCCTTGGATTGGGCTGTGACCCACTCAAGGCATCCCCTCCATTGCTGGGGGGCATTCTGAGTTAGGCGGAGCTCAAAGCTTTCCTCTTCTGTCCTGTGCAGAGAGACTGTCACAATTACATCAAGATCTTGCTGCAGCTGAACAGTACCCACCTGTACACCTGTGGAACCAGCGCCTTCAGCCCCACCTGCACCTACATTGTGAGTAAGCTTGTGGGGGGAGGCACACCTTGCTGCCAGTATGGGACCCCTCACCTTGGAGAATCAGAACAACTGTATCAGGTTGGGCCAACCAGCTCAGCTTTCACCAGCCTGGTGCTCTCTAGGTatttcaaactacaactcccagcagcccagcCAGTGCAGCAGTGTCACAtgcaagctggggctgatgggggtggtAGTCCAtagcatgtggagggcaccaagttgacaGAGGCTGATCTGGCTCAAGAGACTCTCCCATGCACTCTTCAGCAGGATCAAGGAAATGCCCTTTGGAGATGTTTGTCCTGCCAGGGGTTTCCACCACCTCCCTGGGCAGCCTGGCCCAGTCCTGTGTGGACCTTCTCGCACAGGATCAAGCCCCATTCATGAAGAAGCCTCCAGCTGCCAGTTGTGGGCAGACCCTGGATGGAGTCCTGTTTTCTGGGAAGGAGCAACTGCTGTTGACTGCTGTAGTGTTGGAAACACAACTTAGTGCTCTCACAGGCCAAGACCCTGGCAGGATTTGCACCTGGAGGCTGTGCAAGGGTCTTCTTGACGGCCCTATAGTTAGAGTCTACATGTTCAGGGAAGCCCCAGCCCCTACTATTTGGGGTTAGTGGGAAGGGTTAGGCTAGGTCCTGTCTCCTGGCCTATTTGAGCCcccacacctttttaaaaaacagaaatcaaACGTTTTTGCCTCAACACTACCCCCAAATACATACTTCCTGGCATCTTCCTGACTGCACCATTCTCCCCTTTAGAACATTCCAGAATTCAGCCTGAAGCGAGAGGCCTCCGGGAAGCTGTTGCTGGAGGACGGGAAAGGGCGCTGCCCCTTTGATCCTGCATACAGGTCCACGGCCATCATGGTTGGTAAGGAGATCCTGGGTTATAGCCAGTGGCTGCCTCCCTTCATTCCATGGAACCAAGGAGGGAAGGGCCTGGGCCACCCCCAGGACTggaagagtcatagaatcatagacgtGGGGGAAACCCGAAGGGTCAACTAGTCtggtcccctgcaatgcagcagggagaggggagcCAGCCAAGTCTTTCTAAAGCATTGAGGAAGAGGAGACTGTCCCTGGGTGTCTGGTAAAGGGCTCTGAGGGTCTCCCTGATTGATGGGCATGCTTTCTGGCAGATGGAGAACTATACGCGGGGACTGTGAGCAACTTTCAAGGCAATGAGCCGACCATCCTGCGGAGTCACGGCAGTCGCCAGGCCATCAAGACCGAGAACTCGCTCAACTGGCTACAAGGTGTGTGGGGTAgcgtaagaacatgagaagagccttctggatcaggcccatctagtcaatCATCCAACCAGaggccccaaagggaaaccctgcaagcaggatctgagcacaagagccctctcccctcctgcggtttccagcagctcgtattcagaagcatggctgcctctgactgtggatgcAGAGCAGAGCCTTGTGGCTAGTAGGCATCCATGGTCCTCTCCTTCATGATGCTGGAGGAGGTGAGTGAGCAGGGAGGCTCCGCTGCTCAGTGAAACGACTGGGGAGCATGTTTATTGCCTCAAATGGCTCGGACATCAAGACCTTCACTGGCCCTTCCCATGGTCTTGGGGGCAGGAGTGAATTCGCAAGAGCCCTCTTCAAGCCAAGGTGTTCTTCCACTGGCCAGACCCTCTGCAGCTCTGGTTTGGACTCGCCATAGGGATGGGGGGCTCCAAGCTTCTTCCTTGCATCCGGATAAATGGGATGAGGGAGCAACTGCAGAAAGGCCTGCCTCTTTGCCATcaggagggctgtagctcagcagcagagcatctgccttgcatgtggaaagtcccaggttcagtcccccatggcatctccaggtaagggtcagagagactcctgcctgaaaccctggagagctgctgccagccagtgtaggtaatgctgagcaagatggaccaatggtctgtctctgtaaaaggcagcttcctgtgttcctatgtgcCACAGATCCCTTCTTTGTGGGCTCGGCCTACCTGAGAGAGAGCCACCCACCCAGCAGCCCCCAGGGGGACGATGACGACAAGATCTACTTCTTCTTCAGCGAAAGTGGCAAGGAGTTTGACTTCTTTGAAGACACTGTGGTGTCGCGCATCGCCCGCGTGTGCAAGGTGAGGAGGGCTTCGTCTCTTTGGGGACCGGgatattttccccctttctctttttgctctttgcaaaagtttggaGGAGGCAGCAACCTTGCCCTTCTgctgagccagggccagcccaagacattttgctgcctgagccaGAGCAGTAAATGGTCCTCCCCGCCCTCTTAAGTCAAGGTTCATTGTGCCCAAGGCTGGCCGAGTTTTTTTGGCGCCTGAGGCAGGAGATTCTACAAGTGCTTCTCCCTGGGAGAATAATGGTCATAAACTAATAAACTAGCCATATGCTGCTGCCCTTGCTGCCTTCTCTGGGCCTGCAGTGCCCCCTGGTGCCCATCTCTTGCTCTCTCATGCCTTCTCGGCACCAGCAGGAACAGCAAGTGGCAGCTGGAAGCTCCCAGCTGGGTTCAGCATGGAAGGAGagctttaaaaaattaaaatccaccTTTCTGTCCCAGGTGGAGAACTCGATTTTTTATGTGCAGCAGGTTTCAACCAGTTCCTCTCAAAGTTTTATTGAAGCAtttcttatttattgcatttaaatcccacctctttctccctggagctcaaggtggcttacaggcTTCTCCTccccttcatttaatccccacagccaCCCTGTAAGGTaagctaggctgagagatggtgatgggcccaaggttacccagtaagctttgtggccaagtggagattttgaaccctagtctcccgagtcccagtccgacactctaacccaggagtcagcaaactttttcagcagggggccagtccactgtccctcagaccttgtggggggccggactatatttttttaaaaaatgaatgaattcctatgccccacaaataacccagagatgcattttaaataaaagcacacattctactcatttaaaaacaccaggcaggctccacaaataacccagaggtgcattttaaatataagggcacattctactcatgtaaaaacatgctgattcccggaccatctgtgggccggattgagaaggcaattgggccacatccagcccccgggtcttagtttgcctacccatgctctaaccactacaccactctttACTGCAAGTGTAATCCTAGACTGTCTTACAAATAAAAGTGGATCCAGTTACACCCTCAAAGGACTCAAAACAAGGCAGGTGTTTCCAAATAGGCTGCCAGGGAAAATTCTTCTGGGCATCCTGGACCTCTGCTCTGTAACGTAATACCACTTGGGACCAAACTAGATGTGTGCATCTGGGATGCAGGAACTTGCCTCCTcccattgggtgggtgggtggggaggggagggaagtacAATTTGCATCTAGCTACATCTCATTTGGCCCCAAGTCTAACCGTCTTCCAAGCCTGTCTCAAGTCCAAAATTAAAAGCCCATTAGATGTCCTTCCTGCTACACTGTGGCTTTTCTAGGCCCAGCTCTTGCAACTTGGCATGACAGCACCACCCCtcacccctccctttctctccctgccaggGCGACGTTGGGGGTGAGCGTGTTCTCCAGAGGCGGTGGACGACCTTCCTGAAGGCCCAGCTGCTGTGCTCACACCCCGAGGACGGCTTCCCCTTCAACGTGCTGCAGGACATGTTTGTGCTCACCCCAGGCGAGAGCTTGGCAGAGACCGTCTTCTATGGGGTCTTCACCTCTCAGTGGTGAGCAGCGAGAGGAGGCTGCCTCTGTgggctcatttcccccccaaaaaaactggccTCCCGCTCTCTCAGatatttccatttcttccccttttacaTACTGCTTATTTAACAGATTTATCTCTAATTAACACCTACTGGTATTTTTTCTTTAGCAAATTCCTCATCCCTCAGCTGTGCCTTTACCAACTCCTGCATATAGATCAAACAAAATTATATTAAATGACAAgtgaggttaaaaggtaaaggtaaaggtacccctgaccgttaggtccagtcgcagacgactctggggttgcagcgctcatctcgctctataggccgagggagccagcgtttgtccgcagacagcttccaggtcatgtggccagcatgactaagccgcttctggcgaaacaagagcagcacacagaacgccatttaccttcctgctggagtggtacctatttatctacttgcactggcgtgctttcgaactgctaggtgggcaggagctgggaccaaacaacaagAGCTCCCCACGTCGCGGGGATTCagactgccaaccttctgatcggcaagccctaggctctgtggtttagaccacagcgccacccgagtcctTGACAAGTGAGGTTATAGTAGTTTAAATGTTACATTCTTCTTTCTCAGCTGTCCCATCCTtgaccctccttctccttcctcctctctcccaggGACAGGAAGGGCGCTGGGGGCGCTGCAGTCTGTGCCTTCTCCATGGCGGATGTGGAGGAAGCCTTCAGTGGGCTGTACAAGGAAGTCAACCGGGAGACCCAACAGTGGTACACGGACACCCACCCTGTGCCAGAGCCCCGACCTGGAGCGGTATGTCCATCACCCAGCGACCAGCTCCATGGGCTTGGGAGCGGGAAAGCCTTGGGACTGATGCTGGTGGATCTGCCTGCCCTCCCCCTTGAAGGCTACCAGGCTGCCTTTGGCTTTTGCCTGAGATCCTGCAGAGGGTAGGGGCTGCCAGAGTCCAGTGCTGGACAAcctaagctgctgctgctgttgccgcccACCCCCTCACTTCAAGATGGTTCTTTCTTTTCAACCCCTCTGCCCACAGTGCATTAACAGCCAGGCCCGGCGGATGAAGATCACCTCCTCACTCCAGATGCCCGACCGGGTTCTCAActacctcaaggaccacttcCTGATGAGCAGCCCCATTCGGAGCCAGCCGCTCTTCCTCCTGCAAGGTCATGCCCGCTACCAGCAGATCAGCGTCCAGCGTGTCCAAGGCCTGCACCGCGCCTACAATGTCTTGTTCTTGGGCACAGgtgggtggtggcagcggcggcggcggctgggagGATGGAGGCAGGGGGGGAGGCCCACTGGCAATGGCTAGAAtgtcaggaggaggaagagatggttcATAGCTGGGCAAAGGGAAGGATGGACCCTCCAAGGTGCTGGCTTTCTGGAGGAgagcattattaataataataattatacacacacacacacacacacacacacacacacacacctcccatctggctaggtttccccagccactctgggtggcttgcagcacataaaaattgtaaaacatcagacattaacaTGTCccgatacaaggctgccttcagatgtcttctagaagtcagatagttgtttatttccttggcatctgatgggagggcattccacagggtgggtgccactaccaagaaggtcctctgccttccatggctaccagccacgatgGGTATGTGCTgcttccacggtcagaggcaacaatgcttctgccAGTGGCTGGGAACcgtaggaggggagagggctcttgtgctctggtcctgtttgtgggtttcccgcaatgggcatctggttggctgctgtgaacaCAGGATGccggaccagatgggccattggcctgatcttgcaGGTCTCTTCTTACGTTTCTCCTCCCAAATGGCTTAGATCTTCTCTTGCAAACTTGCTCCAAGCATCCTTAGAGAGGAGGCATCCTGCAGAGAGCAGGGCTGCGTCCTGAGTACTCATGGAGTACTCTTGGAGGTGCCCCGGGCTGCCCCCTTTCTTGACATTCAGTTCTATCCTCCCTATCATGGAACCCAAGGGAGCAGGCACCTGGCTCTCAGGAGGTCCCCCACCCAGGCCCTGACCAGGCTTGGGCCTGCTTATCTTCAGGAAGGTGGTGATAGTGACCTCCACCACCTTCTCCATTGCCTGGACTGCTGTGGCTGccctgtggtgggtgggagagacctgtttagggaagtttttaatgtttgatgttttattgtatttttaatattttgttggaagcctcccagagtggctgggcaaacccagccagatgggcagggtataaataatagtagtagtagtagtaattattattattattattattattattattattattattatactccaaGTCTCTCATTCTACAGCTGGCTTCTTTGTTCTTGCTGCTGCCTTCAGAATTTTCCCTGTTTCAATTTGCCATGTGTGTTATGATTCTTTAAGACGCCTATTGAGGGGTCTGAATCAGGTGGGGGAGGAATTAGAGACTATGCTGAATTTAAAAGTGGGAGAGGTCAGTGGGAGAGTGTTGCAGAGTGAGGCACATCTTGTCTTAAAGGCTGTTGACAGGATAgcccagggttccccaaacttgggtcttcagctgttttttggactacatctcccatcatctctagctaacaggatcagcggtcaggggtgatgggtgatgggaattgtagtccaaaagcagctggagacccaagtttgggaaaccttgatctAGCCCAACCTAAGGCCAATCTGGCCACAAAGGGGACTCTGTGCCGTTTCCACTTACTCAGAATAGCAGGCAGGAAACATGCCCAACAGCAAGAGAGACCAGGCTGTCAGGTGTCTGGGAAGGCTGTTGGTCTCTCTTCAAACATGCAGGTTTTGGTTCTCTGTGGCTGGCCCTGgacaggtggggagggagagaatggagCTCTGCCATGTGGGACTGGCCGGCAGGGTGGGAGACAGCTGTTTGTCCTGACCCTCATCATTGTGTTCCCCTTTCTGCTTTGCAGATGACGGCTGGCTGCACAAGGCTGTGGTGACGGAGCAGCAGGTCCAGATCATTGAAGAGATCCAGCTCTTCCCTGCTGGGCAGCCTGTCCTCAAGCTGCTTCTGGACCCCGCCCAGGTAAGACAGAGGGGCATCCTGGGAAACTCCTGCCAGCATCCTCATCAGAAGAGGGAAGCTGTCTCCATAGAGAGAGAAGTGGCCAGTCTGGGGGTTGTGTGCCTTCCAAGAGGACTCAGCCCTGAGCTTCAACCCTTGCCTTGATCTGCGTGGGCACCTGGGGTCTCTGGAGGGAAAGGTGTGCCATATCTTGCCTCCACTCCTTCCCAGAAACGTCGCTGTGTGCTAGCCTGGACTCAGGCAGATACTGCTGAACCGGCAGGGGACCCCCTTAGCTAGGCACAGTGGGAAGGACTTGCTTCAAGGGCTGGTTTTGAGAGCTTCTGTTGCCTGATGGCCAGCTGCTCTACCCACAGGGGTCAGGTGCTGCAAGACTGGCTTGCAAGACTGGAGACCCTCTGACAGGTGACCTACAGGGGGCACGGTGGGTCTGCTCTGTGGAACAACCCTGACTTAGCTCCTCCTGTCATCCCTGCAGGGCCTCCTTTATGCTGCCTCCTACACTGCTCTCGTCCAAGTGCCGCTCTCCAACTGCAGCATGTACCGGACCTGTGCCGAATGCATCCTGTCTCGGGACCCTTTCTGCATCTGGAGCGGAGGGGCCTGCCATCCACTTCTCCCAGACCGCTCATGGCCTCATGCAGGGTGAGTGCTTCTTCCACCAGGCTTAAGTGGGGATGCccatctccttcctccccctccccctcaaccCATGGGTGGCCTCTCCCTTCACTATTGCTGCCTCCATCTCTCACCAGGCCCAGCCGGCTTCAGGACATCGAACGGGCTGATGCCACCCAGCTTTGCCAGACGGGCAATGGGCAGCCCAGCAGCTCAGCCACAGGTAAAGACcaaagctggggtgggggctttGAGAACTCTgggaacaaaaggggggaaatgagatgaGGGTTTACAGGCACCCTCTTTCTGGCTCTGTCCTGCCTGCTGGCCTAGAGTCTCTCTGGCAACTTATttgtttatcacatttatattccacctttccctcaagcagctcaaggtggcatacattctTCTGTTCCCCGCAATTGTATCCTCagaacaacaaccctatgaggtagactaggctgagaggcagtgactggctcaaggccacGGCCAGTGTATTTGATGggtgagaggggatttgaacactggtctcccaggccccagtccaacaccacactgggtctcctGGGCTCAGCTGCCTGGCAGCCTTCCCATGGCACCCAGGGCCTAACTGGTGGGTGtcccttctctcccctctgcAGAAGAGCCCCCATGCAAGGCGGTGGTGATCTTGGGCTCCAGCGCTGTGCAGTCGCTCCCTTGCCCGCAGCTCTCCAACCTGGCTTCTCGGCACTGGCTGCACAATGGGGTTGCCATCAACACCTCGGCTGTTCTGGTGCTTCCCGAAGGGGAGCTGGTACTGATGGGCAGCCCGACCCAGGCGGGACGATATGACTGCTGGTCGCAGGAGGGCGGCTTCCGGCAGCTGATGGCCAGTTACTGTGTGCGGGTTGAGCCCACGCTGGGAGCTCGGATCGTGCCCCTCCAGAACCCCCTGGAAACCATCAGCACCTCCAGGAGCGTCTCGGCGGCGGCTGCAGGGAGCAGCATGTCGGCTCTGCTGgagggcaagacctactggacgGAGTTCCTGGTGATGTGTGTGGCCTTTGCCGTCACAGTGACGCTCCTGACCCTCTTCGTGCTGCACCGGCACCGCAATGCCGTGAAGACCTTCCTCAAGCAGGGCAAGTGCACCAGCGCCCATCCCAAGAAACCCCGCAAGATGGGGCTTCCCGCAGAGAACTTGCCCCTCAATGGGGCCCATACGCCCAGCGCCATCCTAGACCACAAGGGCTACCAGGCCCTCCACGACAGCCACGCGGCCAACACGCCTCTGCATGCTGCTCCTGCGGCGCAGCCCGTTGTGGCCTTCTCAGAGTCTGACCGACGCCCGCTCAGCGTCCACGAAAGCGTTGTGGAGGTTTTGACTCCCACCCAGCGGCCGCGTGTGCGCCTCGGCTCCGAGATCCGGGACTCGGTTGTATGAGACGCATTGTTGCTTCCACAGACACTGCTGTGCTGAGCCTTCCGAGGAACCAGGAGCTCCTGGTGCCCCCGCCCAAACCAGAACTGCCCGAAGAACTGTGAACCGACAGAAGAGGCCCTGAGGTTTTGGGCACTTGGGCCGCGTCCTCTCGCCCTGCGCTGGGGCACCTGTGCCTCTCCGCGCTGCCCTGGACTCCTTGCAAACAATGGCTAGAACCTGCTGAGAGCAGAGCGGGCACTCCTAAGCCTTGAGGAGCAGGGGTAGCCTGCTCTCTGGCTGCTGCAAGGATGCTCAGCTGGGCAGAAGGGGAGACACTTTGGCCCGGGTTGTCGTCCTAGGTCAGAGGAGCCAGACCCAAGCCCCACTGGGCTGGGGCAGGACGAGAGACTGCAAGGAGGCTGCAGAAGGAGGCCCTGTCCTTGGCCTGCCCAGTTCCTGCATTTCCTTCCAAATAGAGCACCCTCTGGGCCAAGGAGTGGCACCTGCGAGCTCTCTCAATGGGtgggtgtgttgtgttgtgtgcatGGG
The sequence above is drawn from the Lacerta agilis isolate rLacAgi1 chromosome 13, rLacAgi1.pri, whole genome shotgun sequence genome and encodes:
- the SEMA4B gene encoding semaphorin-4B gives rise to the protein MGVRESALLLLGALLAAAAEEEPVPRLSLRLGSPLRLLTRFEEPGITNYTTMLLSPDGGTLYVGARERLLALNTTSFSPGPQHQKLLWGAEEEKKRQCVFKGKDPQRDCHNYIKILLQLNSTHLYTCGTSAFSPTCTYINIPEFSLKREASGKLLLEDGKGRCPFDPAYRSTAIMVDGELYAGTVSNFQGNEPTILRSHGSRQAIKTENSLNWLQDPFFVGSAYLRESHPPSSPQGDDDDKIYFFFSESGKEFDFFEDTVVSRIARVCKGDVGGERVLQRRWTTFLKAQLLCSHPEDGFPFNVLQDMFVLTPGESLAETVFYGVFTSQWDRKGAGGAAVCAFSMADVEEAFSGLYKEVNRETQQWYTDTHPVPEPRPGACINSQARRMKITSSLQMPDRVLNYLKDHFLMSSPIRSQPLFLLQGHARYQQISVQRVQGLHRAYNVLFLGTDDGWLHKAVVTEQQVQIIEEIQLFPAGQPVLKLLLDPAQGLLYAASYTALVQVPLSNCSMYRTCAECILSRDPFCIWSGGACHPLLPDRSWPHAGPSRLQDIERADATQLCQTGNGQPSSSATEEPPCKAVVILGSSAVQSLPCPQLSNLASRHWLHNGVAINTSAVLVLPEGELVLMGSPTQAGRYDCWSQEGGFRQLMASYCVRVEPTLGARIVPLQNPLETISTSRSVSAAAAGSSMSALLEGKTYWTEFLVMCVAFAVTVTLLTLFVLHRHRNAVKTFLKQGKCTSAHPKKPRKMGLPAENLPLNGAHTPSAILDHKGYQALHDSHAANTPLHAAPAAQPVVAFSESDRRPLSVHESVVEVLTPTQRPRVRLGSEIRDSVV